The sequence below is a genomic window from Gemmatimonadaceae bacterium.
ACGCCACCTTAGGTGGGGCAGGAAACACCGCATCCCCAAAGACTCCATCTTCTAGCGGGACTGGCTTCTTCGTTAGCAGGGATGGCTACCTGATAACTAACCATCACGTTGTTGCTGGCGCGACAGAAATTGAAATCACTATGAATGATGGTAGGAAATTACCAGCAACCGTTGTGAGCAGTGACTCAAGTAACGACGTCGCCTTGCTAAAGGTCGATGCCAAAACTACCCCACTTGCTATTGTGTCTACCACCAACGTAAAAAAGGGGATGGAGGTTTTCACCCTCGGATTCCCTGTCGTTGGCATTCAAGGGCAGGAACAAAAAGCGACGTACGGGAGAATCAACGCGCTTAGCGGTATTCAAGGGGATATTCGATTCTTCCAAATAGACGTTCCTATCCAGCCTGGAAACTCGGGCGGCCCGCTAATTACTGATGAAGGACAGATCATCGGTATCGTCACGGCCTCGCTTAATCAGATAAACGTTCTCAAGGCAACTGGGACACTACCCCAGAACGTGAACTACGCAGTGAAGTCGGAGTACATTGCACCTCTGCTTCAGTTTGCCAAGATTCAGCCAC
It includes:
- a CDS encoding S1C family serine protease is translated as ATLGGAGNTASPKTPSSSGTGFFVSRDGYLITNHHVVAGATEIEITMNDGRKLPATVVSSDSSNDVALLKVDAKTTPLAIVSTTNVKKGMEVFTLGFPVVGIQGQEQKATYGRINALSGIQGDIRFFQIDVPIQPGNSGGPLITDEGQIIGIVTASLNQINVLKATGTLPQNVNYAVKSEYIAPLLQFAKIQPQSANPMPGALKDPGSFEPSVAFIRAR